The following proteins are encoded in a genomic region of Ictalurus furcatus strain D&B chromosome 6, Billie_1.0, whole genome shotgun sequence:
- the LOC128608650 gene encoding uncharacterized protein LOC128608650, with protein MAHRLFEEKHHASIYQKYRIIPPDRVLELILEYLNKKKGASHELAVDLGCGTGQNTRLLAPHFQKVVGIDVSECQVEEARAVPGFANVTYRSGPAEELPFPDGSVDLLTAASAAHWFDTERFLKEAARVLKPHGCMALLGYTDEFSLYYGSCGDKLNNICAEVKKVIKPYASPRVVIANSRLQALFEAIPFPDKERIERIPLKMEMTVAGAVGFVESFSYCQTYFKKDPQAAAALLESMMKRLLEEMGVSSPDTKLEFTTDFYCVLACKPQ; from the exons ATGGCTCACAGACTGTTTGAGGAGAAACACCATGCGTCAATTTACCAAAAGTATCGCATAATTCCACCTGATAGGGTTCTGGAGCTTATTCTGGAGTACCTAAACAAAAAG AAAGGAGCTTCTCATGAGCTTGCTGTGGACCTGGGCTGTGGGACGGGACAGAACACTCGTCTGCTCGCCCCTCACTTCCAGAAAGTGGTGGGCATTGATGTCAGCGAGTGCCAGGTGGAGGAAGCCCGGGCAGTGCCAGGGTTTGCCAATGTCACCTACAG GTCAGGTCCAGCTGAAGAGCTGCCGTTTCCTGATGGCTCTGTGGATTTACTGACTGCAGCATCTGCAGCGCACTGGTTTGATACTGAGCGTTTCCTGAAGGAGGCAGCACGTGTGTTGAAGCCTCATGGCTGTATGGCTCTTCTGGGCTACACTGACGAGTTCAGCCTGTATTATGGCTCCTGTGGTGACAAACTGAACAACATCTGTGCAGAG GTGAAAAAGGTTATCAAACCGTATGCTAGTCCTCGGGTGGTGATAGCCAACAGTAGACTACAGGCTTTATTTGAAGCTATACCTTTCCCTGACAAAGAGAG GATTGAAAGAATTCCACTGAAGATGGAGATGACGGTTGCAGGCGCAGTTGGCTTTGTGGAGTCTTTCTCTTATTGTCAGACCTACTTTAAGAAAGATCCCCAAGCTGCAGCTGCTCTTTTAGAGTCAATGATGAAACG GCTTCTAGAGGAAATGGGCGTCTCATCACCTGACACTAAGTTAGAGTTCACGACGGACTTCTATTGTGTGCTGGCATGCAAACCACAGTGA
- the LOC128608649 gene encoding zinc-binding protein A33-like, which translates to MASKFSEEDFSCPVCCEIFQDPVLLHCSHSVCKVCLQQFWEAKESRECPICRRKSTLPEPTTNLALKNLCETFLQERSQRSSSGSETVCSLHSEKLKLFCQDDQQLVCVVCQTSRKHTNHKFCPINEAVTDCKEELISALKPLQEKLKIFKDCKLNWSQTAEHIKIQAQHTEWQIKEEFEKLHQFLRDEEAVRIAALREEEEQKSQMMKEKIEKLSRNISYLSDTIRVIEEEMRAEDVLFLQNSKATVKRTQCTLQHPEELSGALIHVAKHLANLKFRVWEKMQHTVQYTPVFLDPNTVHPNLIVSDDLTSVRFGDEKQNLPDNPERFDNKCCCILGSEGFNSGTHCWDVEVGHCTFWFVGVMTESAQRKGIVLFRSGIWCVAYNKGKYRAISTPDPETLLSVAQKLQKIRVQLDWNRGKLSFSDPLTNTLIHTFTHRFTDKLLPFLCVFGKESPLKLLPLHCSVRVNQFS; encoded by the exons ATGGCTTCTAAGTTTTCAGAGGAGGATTTCTCCTGTCCTGTGTGCTGTGAAATCTTCCAGGATCCTGTTCTCTTGCACTGCAGTcacagtgtgtgtaaagtgtgtttgCAGCAGTTCTGGGAGGCCAAAGAATCCAGAGAATGTCCTATTTGTAGGAGGAAGTCGACTCTGCCTGAACCTACCACAAACCTGGCCTTAAAGAACCTGTGTGAGACTTTCTTACAGGAGAGAAGTCAGAGATCTTCGTCAGGGTCTGAAACAGTCTGCAGTCTGCACAGTGAGAAACTCAAACTCTTCTGTCAGGACGATcaacagctggtgtgtgtggtgtgtcagACTTCAAGAAAACACACCAACCACAAATTCTGCCCCATTAATGAGGCAGTAACAGACTGTAAG gAGGAGCTCATATCTGCTCTGAAGCCCTTACAGGAGAAATTGAAGATCTTTAAAGATTGTAAACTGAACTGGAGTCAGACTGCAGAACATATAAAG ATTCAGGCCCAACACACAGAGTGGCAGATTAAGGAGGAGTTTGAGAAGCTCCACCAGTTCCTTCGAGATGAAGAGGCAGTCAGGATCGCTGcactgagagaggaagaggagcagaAGAGTCAGATGATGAAGGAGAAGATTGAGAAGCTGAGCAGAAACATATCGTATCTTTCAGACACAATCAGAGTCAtagaagaggagatgagagctGAAGACGTCTTGTTCTTACAA aACTCCAAGGCCACAGTGAAAAG AACTCAGTGCACACTGCAGCATCCAGAGGAGCTTTCAGGAGCACTGATCCATGTGGCAAAACATCTGGCCAACCTGAAGTTCAGAGTCTGGGAGAAGATGCAGCACACTGTCCAATACA cacCTGTATTTCTGGACCCCAACACTGTTCATCCTAACCTCATTGTATCTGATGATCTGACCAGTGTGAGATTCGGTGATGAGAAACAGAATCTTCCTGATAATCCAGAGAGATTTGATAATAAATGTTGCTGTATCCTGGGCTCTGAGGGCTTTAACTCAGGGACACACTGCTGGGATGTTGAAGTTGGACACTGTACATTCTGGTTTGTGGGTGTGATGACAGAATCTGCTCAGAGGAAGGGGATTGTATTATTCAGAAGTGGAATCTGGTGTGTGGCATATAATAAAGGTAAATATAGAGCAATTTCTACACCAGATCCAGAGACTCTCCTCTCAGTAGCACAGAAACTGCAGAAGATCAGAGTGCAGCTGGACTGGAACAGAGGAAAATTGTCATTCTCCGACCCcctcactaacacactcatacacactttcacacacagatttacTGACAAATTACTGCCATTCCTATGCGTTTTTGGTAAAGAATCTCCTCTAAAGCTCCTACCACTTCACTGCTCTGTAAGAGTAAATCAGTTCAGTTAG